The DNA sequence CTTCGATAATTGATTTCCTCGGCCGCCACCCGCCAGTAGGCCAGGCGGTAGACTTGGTGTTCGAGCAGTTCGTGTAACAGGTCGAAGCTGCGGGGGTCACCCACCGCTCCCCGGAATAAGGCAACATTCTCGTCAATAAACGCAGCCAGCTTCGGTGATTGATCGCAGAGCCGGGCGATCCGGTGCTTGATCACCTCCTTCTCGGCACGGTATCGGGAAACCGATTCCTCGTCTTCGGCGTCGCCGGGGGGAAGGTTCTCGATTGCGGCGATGACGCTTCGGAACTCCAGCAAGCGCACGTCGTCCGGTTCGAGCACCGTATCCAGCACCTCGGGCCGTTGGCCGAGGATCAACCCGTACGACCGAGGCGAGAGCGGGAACTGGTGGTCAAAGTAATCCAGATGAAACGAACCCTCTGTGCGACCGACGACCAGCTGACCGTCTTCCAGCACCTTGCCGTACTGATCGCCCAGCACCGGCAGTAACACCCGGCCTTCGAGCTCCTCCTTGACCGGATACCAGTCCACGTCAAAGTACCGGGCCGAGGCCGCCTGCTTGCCGTTCTCGAGCAGGTCGGCCCAGAACGGGTTGCCGCCGGTGATCCCCATGTGGTTCGGCACGACGTCGATCACCCGCCCCATCCCCCGATCGAGCATCTTCGAGACGAGCCGCTCGTGCGTCGTCTCGTCGCCGATCTCGGGGTTGATCTGCCCGTGGTCGAACACGTCGTAGCCGTGCGTGCTGCCAGGCCTTGCGGCAAGGTAGGGCGAAAAATACGCATCGGAAATGCCCAGATCGTCGAGGTAGTCGAGAATCTCCTCAACCTTCGACAGGGGAAAGTCCCGATGCAGTTGGAGCCGATAGGTCGCCCGGGGCCTCCGCAGCGGAGTCTTGGTCACGGCCTCCGCCTCGGCCCGGAACAGAGCCTCGGCCCTGGCTTCAATGGGGTGGGATGTGCGGGCGTCGTCTGCGGATGCCAGTGGCTCGGTGTCGTCGGGTCGTGGGGGCATGATCGATTGCTTTCACCTGAAGGATGGGCCGGGAGCCAGAGACGTCGAGGCGGCAGCCCTGCACAAAGGGACCGAAACTTGCTAGATTGGGCCACTGGACACCCCACGCCGCGTTTCCCTGGGAAATCGGCGTGGGGATTTGCGTCGTGTTCTGTCTCGTCCGGACAACGATCTTACCTTGGGGCGGGCGCTTCGTCGCCCGGTCGCCGCCGATGCCGACGATCAAGGACATTCATCCGGGAGACCCAGAACCACTGGGGCCGACCGTCCGATCCGACGGGATCAACTTCGCGGTCCATTCCCAGGGTGCGACTCGGATGGAACTGCTCCTGTTCGATAACATCGCCGATGACAAGCCGGCGGTGGTCATCCCGTTCTCCCGCACCGCCAACAAGACCGGCGATATCTGGCACCTATTCGTCGAAGGCTTACCCAACGGCACCCTGTACAACTATCGTGCCGATGGCCCCTATCGCCCCGACAAGGACGGATCCCGCTTCAACCCCCACAAGGTCCTGCTCGACCCCTACGCGCCGGCCATCTCCGGAGACTTCGACTGGAACGACGGCGACCCCCTTGGCTACGACAACACCAACCCCGACGACCCCGACCGCCACCTCCGTCCCAGCAAGGTCTCGAACCTCGGTGGCGCTCCCCGTTGCATCGCCTACCGCTCCGACTTCGACTGGCAAGGCGACAAACATCCCGACATCCCCATCGAAGAATCGATCATCTACGAAGTCAACGTCCGCGGCTTCACCCGCCACCACTCCTCCGAAACCGACTTCGAAGGCACCTACCGCGGCTTCATGGAAAAGATCCCCTATTTGAAGGACCTGGGGGTCACCGCCGTCGAACTGCTCCCCATCTTCGAGTTCGACCGCTTCGACGGCCCCTTCCGCGACCCCGTCACCGGCGAACGCCTGGCCAACGCCTGGGGATACAACACTGTCGCCTTCTTCGCCCCCGAGAGCCACTACAGCTACTACGGCAAGCTCGGCGCTCAGGTCGACGAGTTCAAAATGCTCGTCCGGGAACTCCATCGCAACAACATCGAGGTTATCCTCGATGTTGTCTTCAACCACTCCCGAGAAGGGAACCACTACGGCCCGACCGTCAGCTTCAAGGGGCTTGATAATAACATCTACTACATGTTGATGCCCGGCCAGCCTCAGTTCTACAACGATTTCACCGGCTGCGGCAACACCCTGAACTGCAACCACCCCGTGGTGCGCAAGTTTATTCTTGACTGCCTGCGCTACTGGGTCGAGGAGATGCACGTCGACGGCTTTCGCTTCGACCTCGCCGCCGTCTTCGCCATCGACGTCGACGGCCAGGAAAAAGGGAAGACCCCGATCATCGAGGAGATCGAGACCGACCCCGTCCTCTCCCGGATCAAGCTCATCGCTGAGCCCTGGTCGATCCGCCAGTACCGCCTCGGCTCCTTCTCCGACCGCCGCTGGGCCGAGTGGAACGGCAAGTTCCGCGACGCCGTCCGCAAGTTCCTCAAAGGGGACCTGGGCATCGCCGGCGAGCTGGCCACCCGCGTCGCCGGCTCCTACGACCTCTTCGCCCCCTCAGACGACTCCGAGCGCTCCCCTTACCACTCGATCAACTTCGTCACCTGCCACGACGGCTTTACGCTCAACGACCTCGTCTCCTACAACGAAAAGCACAACATCCGCAACGGCGAAGGCAACCGCGACGGCCACAACGAAAACGAGTCGTGGAACTGCGGCTACGAGGGGCCGGTTGAGGATGCCGAGGACCTCGACGACGAGCGGAAAGAAACGATCGAACGCCTCCGCATCACCCAGATCAAGAACTTCCTCACCTTGCTCTTCCTCTCGCAAGGCACTCCCATGCTCCTCTACGGCGACGAGATGCGCCGATCGGCCCTGGGGAACAACAACACCGTCTACCAGGACAACTCCCTCAACTGGCTCAACTGGGAGCTCCTCAAGCAGCACCGCGAGATCTACCGCTTTACGAAACACATCATCGAATTCCGCAAAAAGCACTCAATCATTCGTCGCTGGCGCTACATGACCTCCGAGGAAGACGAGACCCCGATCCTCCGCAACATCACCTGGCACGGAGTCGAGCCTGAGAAGCCGGATTTCTCCGGCACCTCGCGCTTCCTCGCCTGGACCCTCGAAGCCTTCGAGACCGAGGAGCGCTGGGACGTCCCCATCTACGTCGCCAGCAACGCCTTCTGGGAGCCCATCGAGGTTGAGCTTCCCGAACAAGAAGGCCGCCGCTGGTACCGTGTCGTCGACACCTCCCTTCCCGAAGGCGAGGACATCGTCCCCCAGGAAGAAGCCGCCTTCCTCCCCGACGACTCCTACGAGGTCCCCCCTCGCAGTACCATCATCCTCATCGCCCGCTAACGCGATTCTCTCCCCGATCGCTTCTGGCCCCCTCTTCCCGCGAGCGGAGAGAGGGCCGGGTTGAGGGGTCCTCGCGTTCGGAGCCGAGCCCGGCGCCTCGTCCCCGCTCCCTCCACCTTTCACACTGCCTCCTCGCTCCCCCGAGTCGGCGGAGCGAAGGAGAAACCGATTCGTTTCGTTCCAGTGCCCAGGGCATGCTCCCCAGGAACCCCGAAGGAACTCCCCTGGCATCTTGCGGAGATCGCCGATCCCCCGAATGGATTCGGTACAGGAGTTGCCCCTCATGAGAAACTGCCTCCTCGATGGTCAACGGAGGCTCCACTCAACTCTCATCAAGGAGCACACCCATGAATTGGGATCAGATCGAAGGCAACTGGAAACAGTTCAAAGGCAAGGTCAAGGAGAAGTGGGGCGACCTGACCGACGACGAACTCGACGAGATCGAAGGTAAGCGCGACCAGCTCATCGGCAAGCTCCAGGCCCGCTACGGCTACGCCCGTGATCAGGCAGAGAAGGAGATCGACAAGGTCACCCAGTCCTGGTGAGGACCCGTCCCGATTCCTCCCCCAGCGCAACACGCAGCGGCTAACCCGCAACGGCTCTGGGGGGGGCTGGGGCCGTCCTGGCCCCAGGTGTCCCCGCCCGCTGTAACGAGTGATTAGGAGTTGGTGTCGTTACCCTGAGGTTCTTCGTCGTTGCCTGGCTCGTCGCTGACCTCCGGCTGGGGCTGTGAATCATCGTTGCTTTCCGGCGTTGCCGTGTCGCGCTCGGTCCCTGTGGTGATGGGCGTCTCGTCAGGCCGGGTGTCATCGGTCGTACGTGGTTCAGGTAGCAGATCGCTGGGCTCGACCTCCGACGGGGGCACGTCGCTGTAAGGATCAGTCGACGGGACGGTCACCGGCGACGGCTCGATCTCTTCGATCACCTCGTTCTCATCGTCGTCGTCAAGATCCCCGGGCCCGTCATCGCATCCAGCCCCGATCAGAGCAGCGCAGACGGCCAGGCTCGCCGTCCATCCAAATCGTCTCATCAGTTTGAAGATCACGGCGTGGCTCCTTTGGTCGGTGTCTCGGCTTCAGGTTCAGGTTCAGGCTGCGACCCCCGGAGCCCCGTGCCATCTCCTGACGGTCACCGTGACTCTCGGAGAATCCCCGGGCGCCGGGTCGGCCCGACACCACTGCCCCTGTTCTCTGTGTGCAATTCTTGTCCCAATGCCCTGGCACGTTTCCTGACCGTTGGAGCACCCGGCGGATTGGCTGGGGTCATGTCGACCTGGCCCGTTGAACGCCTCGGGATGCGTTCCGGCAGGGGAATGGGTGCCATGCTTCGCCGTTCACCTGTGATGGCAAGGTCTGCGAGCCAGTTTCCCCGACGGCCCGCCAATCCCCCGCAGGCTTCGTGAACGGCCAGCGTGTTCTGCGCACAAAGACACCCCAGAGGTCGCGCGAGAACCAGGGAACGTAGGAAACCCGTTGCGAGAATCCACCATCGCAAAAGGGTTACGTCACCCTCTCGTTCGCTTACCCCGAACGGTGATCAGCGTTGACTGCCACCCTGCCCGTTGA is a window from the Tautonia rosea genome containing:
- the glgX gene encoding glycogen debranching protein GlgX; protein product: MPTIKDIHPGDPEPLGPTVRSDGINFAVHSQGATRMELLLFDNIADDKPAVVIPFSRTANKTGDIWHLFVEGLPNGTLYNYRADGPYRPDKDGSRFNPHKVLLDPYAPAISGDFDWNDGDPLGYDNTNPDDPDRHLRPSKVSNLGGAPRCIAYRSDFDWQGDKHPDIPIEESIIYEVNVRGFTRHHSSETDFEGTYRGFMEKIPYLKDLGVTAVELLPIFEFDRFDGPFRDPVTGERLANAWGYNTVAFFAPESHYSYYGKLGAQVDEFKMLVRELHRNNIEVILDVVFNHSREGNHYGPTVSFKGLDNNIYYMLMPGQPQFYNDFTGCGNTLNCNHPVVRKFILDCLRYWVEEMHVDGFRFDLAAVFAIDVDGQEKGKTPIIEEIETDPVLSRIKLIAEPWSIRQYRLGSFSDRRWAEWNGKFRDAVRKFLKGDLGIAGELATRVAGSYDLFAPSDDSERSPYHSINFVTCHDGFTLNDLVSYNEKHNIRNGEGNRDGHNENESWNCGYEGPVEDAEDLDDERKETIERLRITQIKNFLTLLFLSQGTPMLLYGDEMRRSALGNNNTVYQDNSLNWLNWELLKQHREIYRFTKHIIEFRKKHSIIRRWRYMTSEEDETPILRNITWHGVEPEKPDFSGTSRFLAWTLEAFETEERWDVPIYVASNAFWEPIEVELPEQEGRRWYRVVDTSLPEGEDIVPQEEAAFLPDDSYEVPPRSTIILIAR
- a CDS encoding CsbD family protein gives rise to the protein MNWDQIEGNWKQFKGKVKEKWGDLTDDELDEIEGKRDQLIGKLQARYGYARDQAEKEIDKVTQSW